ATGGCTGGAAAGAcggaaaataaaattttgaaataattacATTTGGCTTGGAAGGGATGCTAGATGAAGGTGGAATCTGTATAGATGGAAAAATTCTGGATCTAATCATATCCGCTTGTTGCTTCCACCTTGGGATACTAGCACTGCCACTCATTCTTCATAAAAGTAACATTCATATTGTTTAGTTAGATTTGCATGCTTAAGTTGATACATTATTTCTTTGAAAGCATAGATAGATACACAAGTTATTACTTACTTCTTTGTAGAGTCCAGTCCAAAAGAATTATCAGTGATCGTAGAAGTATGCATTTCGGAGTAAGCCTTACTGTGGTTGTGTTCATTTGAATATGTGACTATGAGCATTGTCAAATCTTCCAAGCTCCTTTCGACGTATTTTTTTGCTGGGCAACCTCTAATGCTGATACACCTGTAATAAACCCTGATGACAAATCCAACTAAGTTACACGGGagaatgtaatgtaatgttggTGGGTGGGTGGGGGTAATGCCCTTGATGCAGCAAAAAAAACTACTAGTgttaaattttttgtaaaagCCCATATGTTCTTATAATGCCCTCAGCCCAAACTTGTGATGCCCTCGTCTCATCTCAGCCCAATAATAATCCCTATTTTATATTAGAAACTGATTATACAACATGGGTGGGGGGACACGGAACGTCACTATTAGATATTATTTATAGTATTTGATTTGTAATGTTTTGATGTAATTAAATACTTTTGTTTGATGAGGGGGCTAGATGTAAATGTCTAGGTAGGTATGTATAAATAGCCCCTCATCCCCTATTTTGTGAAACCTTTCACACTCTTTGATACCAAACATCCTTTCACTCATatttctctctcaacacacacatatacacatacgatttacatatatacatgtaatcATGAACTTCTATGTTTTACATgcggtatcagagcaaaatcagtGTATCAGCGATCCATTAGCTCATCTATGGGTGATTTTGTTTCATCTCGTTGGAAATTCATGATTTGATCTCGTTTTAATCATTTTCTCAAAACTGAGTTTGTTCTCGATTTTTCGTACCTTCCTCTCTTAAATCTCATTATTTTTTGCTTCTTACTTTCTTTTGTAGTTGATCTTATTTAGATATGTTTAGATCATCTTTCTATAGCTTAATCTTCACTTTCCTTGACAAAAACATCGAATCCATAGCTTAGATCTAagttttttcatcaaatttgtGATACTCGGATCGCATTTCAAAAAATGAGTTTGTCTTTACAAACTCGGTTTTACTAGAAGACAAATAGTAAAAGGGGACAAAAAGTACATCGTACCTGCCAGAAGGAATATTTTCCGACATCACCAACCGTTACTCACCTGAAACTCAGATCGTGTCTCACATTTAAATTTCTTTGTCCTTGTTATCTTTTGTCTTTCTTATGCTTCTAAATTCCAAGTGTTTAATCCGAGTTTCTTACATTCTCGGAtagaatattatattaattttattctaAGTTGGCTTGAGTGTGTGGTGGTTAAGTCCCAAATTCGAGTTTCTACATACTCGGATTTACATTCTCAGTTAGATTTTGTACTTTGTACTGGTTGGTTTCTGTGTGGTTGTTTAGTTTCAAAACTGAATTTCTCACAAACTCAGATCAGTTACCTTTTTCTCTTTCATTAAGAGGAACctttaaattttctaagtacTCAATCCGAGTTTCACCAAACTAAATTTCTTCTTCAACAGTTACAATTTATTCCAAGTTCTAAATCCGAGTTTCTCTCAAACTCAGTTTTCAAACTTGTGaattattattgcttatctCATCATGTCTACTACCAGAGATGCTCTTTCTTTGGGTTCAGATGCTCGACCACCAGTTTTCTTTCGTGGATCATTTTACCAATGGGAACAAAGGTTCACAGATTTCATAAATCGACAAGACTTGGGTGAACTCATCTTGAAATCCTTCAAAGAAGGCCCAGCTGTCTTTACTCAGCTTGGCACTGAAACTGTCCTTACCCCCTCACAATATAATGTTACATTGTTACCCAAAAGAACAGGGCCAATGTTGACAAACTTGCAAAGTCTTATCTCATGCAAGCCATTGTAGATGACATCTTTAACAACGTCGACTTGTATAAAACTGGTAAGGCCATTTGGGATGAAGTCACTGAACATATGGAAGGTTCGAAGATGCCATCCAAACAAGAACCAAAAATGCCTTCCAAACAGAAGGAAGATGAGCCATTAGCCGAGATCTACACCAAATTCTGCAATGTGATAAATGAACTTCGAAAGAACAACATCAACAAAAACCACAAACACCACCTCACCCGAATATCCAAGATTCATCAATTTCTTTACCACCACTTAATGAATTGCCACTCCCAAAAATATCTCATCTCCTGTACAACCTCACCTTAATTCTCAGTCAGAACATTCTTCTTCACCGTCTGCCAAGATATTTTAAGGCAGAATGAAATCCATGGCTCGCAAGACAGGCTACTCATCTAAACAAAGAAAAACTCAACATGAGCCAGAGTCTGAATCAAATACTCACTCTTCTGCATCCTTCTTTGATGATATATTTGAAATACCAAAGGAATAAGGTCGAATTGAGGGAGGAGTCAAAAATACCAAAGAGGCTAAGTGGTATGGGCTAGGTACGGGGCATAAAGAAAGTGTTGGTCGGCCCTTCGAAGGATGAAACCACTTTAAAACACCGGGCTGACACCTCTAGGTTAGAAAATGAGATCTCCCATCTCTCGCATGCACCGAATATCGATTGTCGCACTGATTCTTCTCAAGAAGAATTAGTTGCATTTATCTATGGGACAAAGCCATGTCCTTCACCACTGATTTCTTTGGAAATTAGGGGTGACTTTTTGTGGAAGTACATGTCCCAAATTCCTTTTTTTGTCACATGCACCAGAGTCTAGAACCCATTAAAGGGCACTTCAAGCTGCTCATCTGAGTGGGGGAGCCGGAACTAGCATAGAGATTCAAGATTTACTCTTGTCTCGAGGATTGCTTAGAAATCCTGCCATTGAACATCATGTCAACTTTGAACGCAGGCATTCAGACTTCGTCTATTGGGTTAACGGGCAATCTAAGTTACCCCGATGTGGATTCCCTTGACACTGAAAGTCTTCAGGGAGGTGACCTTCGGGAGTTTTCCTTGGAGCAGGATGAAGATTGTAAAGCCCCATAATCAACCGTCGGATCCAGGGGAAGTTGTGATTCCTTCTGGTCACACTGTTGAATCACTTGAACCAGCTGTTGTGTCAACGACTTCTCAGTCGGGTCCTGTTTTGCTTAATACTTCCAATCTTACTGCTGATGAAATTAGAGTCATTAAGGGGGAAAAACAATTGATCCATCTCCAAAGATTCCCAAACATAAACAAAGACCAATCATTCCTGATTCTAAAAAGGCTCTCTTCCTGAATCGTCCAACTCGTACCACACCTCCACCTACTTCACCCACTCACATCCGACTGTACACAAGAACAAcaccaccacctccaagaaCAATAACACCCATCATTTCATTTCCAATAACACCACCAACCTCTCCCAATGTTTCACAACcaacatcaccaccaccaatttcaCCTGAAAGCAACACGAGCATGGACGAACTACAAAATCTCCTCAATGCCACTTTGCTACAAAGCATTATTGGCCACTCTTCAAGCACGACTCACATTCGAAGAACAAGAGACAGAACTGCGTGAGATGAAGATGCAAGCTGATTAAGAAAGGGAAATTGCTCAGCAACAACGTGAAGCTCAACAGAAAATAATAAGAAATCTTGAATAGTCCTTCCCGGCAGTGTTAACTATTAGACGGGACGATCCAGGTTCTGAAGATTATGGCAGTGACAAAACTGAAGAGCTGAATATTGATGAACAAATGGATGATAGCGTTAATGTTGGTGCTGAAACTGATGATATGGAGATGGATGATGATATGGAGATGGATGTTATACCAAGAGAGCCAGCAACCGAACAAGAAACTGTCTTCCCTGAAGGCCCTCCAGCCTTGAacacatttacatattaatGGCAATTTCCTATATTATGTGTATCCAATACTTATGACGGTAAAAGGTATCAAAAGGTGCACTACATTGACATAGTTAAAACACTAACACAACATAAAACCTAGGTCTACCCTGACATCCTAGCAATCTACTAACATGAAAGGATCCGGTTATGAGGCAAACCCTCAATATGTTTAGTTGTCACGTATATGTTTGTAAAGCatatgataaattataaattatgatatttttcAGTAGAAAAATTTTTACTAAGAGTTAATAAGTTATAACCAATTTGTAAGCTTGGCCAGTTTACAATTGGGATTCCATTATTTGAAAtgcttataaattttaaagtacTTAAAGCAAACTAAAGTACCTGGGATGTGGAGAACCCTTAATAAGCTTCTGACCATATTTCCTCCAGGAATATTCATCTGGAGGTATATCCTCAAGCTTGTTACTAATCGCAGGTACTCTAATTGACCACTTGATTCTATGTTTTCTGATCAATAAAACCACATTACAGCAATTAGTACACCTGAAAACACCAAATTGCACCTGAAACCACATGACCACATATAAATAACTTTAGCTATAAAAAGGTTTCGAGGTATACATGTGAACAAAGGTTTTCGTTTTGGAGGATGCAAAGATGAGCAAAGTTGTACTATAATAGACTtcattcatcatcttcattatttttgtttctatataATTCATATCGTTACAAGATATTCATCACCTTGAGTacattatgaaaaaaatattaattggGAACAAACACAATATCTCGGGAAAAAAACATCACAATACTTATAGTCCCGACAAACCAAAAGCAAGTTTACTACTAAACTCAGCTTAGAGAGACATCTTAATTGGAACAGGGGACAGAATAGAAATAGAGATCAACATAACATTAAATGAGACCTTGTAAACCTCGAAATCCACATAATCTTAAGCATCCTCCAAttctccaaaaaaaaaaccactgGTTTCACATACGATATAAAATTGACTAGCAGTTGACTATTAGAAAATCATCTTGATTCAAAGTTTCTATTGGGCAACATCACTTTTCACTAATCCGAATCATGTTTAAACAAAAAatcatggagtcaaagttactgcaataaagaaaaatttatcTGGAGACGATTAATAATCACTAATCTGAAATTACATTCACGAAGACTTCGCCGGCAATTCTAACGATGACTCCGCCGCCACTCTCCTCCCCATCCGCCTCCGTTTCCTCTGAGATTCCGCCCCCGCCTACTCTTTAATCCCGACACCGGCATGGGATCTCAAGCATCGGTAGGTCATCTTCATACATCCACTAGAAGCGAATGGTGGTATTTGTCTAATGGTGGTGTGCCCAGAGGGGAGATGGTGTGGTATTGTGTGAGAAAGTGGGAGATGGAAAAATGGGAAGCAGGAAACCAGAGGAGTATTAtggtttgaaaaaaataaaaccattaaaaaatttagttttatacTGAACTACCTAATGCAACTGATCATTATAACCACTGAAAGAATTGATAGATACACAAGTCATTACTTACTTCTTGGTTAAGTGCACTCCAAAAGAATTATCAGTGATGGTAGAAGATGATTCTGCTGGAGTTGAGGAAACACTGATTCTTGTCATATATAAGTGACCACTGTTTTTGGAGATAGTTAATGCTGACTCGGTTGCACCTGTGTAATCACTGGCTAGCGAAAGATAGGGGATGCTTGATGCTGATTTGGTTGCACCTGTGTAATCACTGGCTAGCGAAAGATTGGGGATACTTAATGCTAATTTGGTCGCACTTTTGTAATCACTGGCTGGTGAAAAACTGGGGATGCTTAATGCTGATTCGGTTGCACGTGTGTAATCACTGGCTAGTGAAAGGCTGAGACAAGTATGAATTCCGTAGTTTTCCCAGGTGGATGGGTCATCATCAGATCTTTCGATTTGTTTCTCTGCTTCGCAACCTGTGCATCTGTAATAGCTTCTGCAGGTTAAAGAGTAGTATTTTAGTTCCTGCCTTTAATCTTCAGATTACACACATATCATATGTCAGGTCAAACCATAACTAATTTAAAACCTCTTGGTGTCGTAAGAAGGGTCACAAATTGGCATGTCACATTCGCCTTGGTTTCAAGTTGGTGAAAGTGAAACATTTAGATAAACTTAAACAagtaaaacaaaataacaattCCCATTATGATTAATACTTCTATGCTTttttcaaataatcaccaaagtacatatatatacattttaccTTGCCTTCTTTTAGATTAACCATGAACAATTTTACCTGCATTTAGATCAACCATGTAACAACAAACATAATGCACACACATATGACTTACTTCACAGCAGAATCAAGGTGGTGATTGACAGCCTTCTTATCATAGTCTGTATCTTCAGTTTTTTGGATTTCATTAGAAGATGGCAAACTATCAGTATGAACTGGATCAACATGTTCCAGATCTTCCTTGATAGACTCATAGTTGCACCCTAGGTAATGATACGTTAATGAGTTTTGATCTACGTGTTACTTTAAGATTAGCACTGGAAACAGATATTGAACACCTCTAACCATAAAAATCAAGAAAGTATGGACACCTGAATTATAGAACTTGAACTGAATCAAATGAACACTCAAGACTCTTGATAAAACAAGTTGGACGTGTAGATGTCAACTTAATTtcatgttttataaataaaaaaaaatgcccGATCAAAGTAAACAGAGCTTTAAAGATATCATATTAAACCCTCACCAAAATGAAATTTACCATGATGCGATGGGATCATTTCAAGGTCGAGGAAATGTTTGAGCGAGTTTGTATCTTCTGCTAATTGATCCATCAAACCTCCATCTCTTTTGAGTGGTACAAAGACATTCTGCCATGATAATTTACCATGCTTTAATGCATCCCACCACTCAATCTCTCCTTTTATCACCTTTGTACCACTAGATATTTCCATGTCAGATAAATAGTTGAGCTTCATACAATTAAAAATGAGTAAAGTATCCAGTTGTGGTGCAATGCTAACACCGTCAGAAATACTTACTAGCTCAGGTAAGTCTATAAGTGACACCTTCCTCAAACTTACAAGAAATGGACCATTACTCCAAGGGTTAACCTCCCCCAAATCTACAAGGCATTTAACTTCAGGACAGTCTTCAACGATAAGTTCAGTCAAGCTTTGCATATTACCCAGCAAACATCCTGTAAAAATGCTAGTCAACTTGGGACATGTATGCAGGGCTAGGATCCTTAGACATGATAGACTATTTCTGCCAATTCGACCCTTTGAAATCCTTTGTAGCTTTTTCATGAAGTGAATGCTCAAGAATTCCAGCGATCCAAGTATTTCATCTTCACTGTGACTTGTTGAGctattttcatgtatatataaatcccCATGGTCAACCAGGGTTTGCAACTCATTGCACTCCATTAACAAACAATATTTCAGCCTCCTTGTGTCAAACACCAAGAGCTTCTCAGCATTCCAATGACGGCGTAAGTACAAAGCTTCAGCATCTCTAATTAACTCTGCAGTTTCATTAGTGTAACCTTCACCATTCATGTATTTCACACATTTCTCCAATTTCAGAAAACTCTCTTCCATATCAAGTTGCACGGAAAATGGAAGCTGTTCACAGTGACCAATCATAAATCTATAATTCcataaacttgaaaatataGGCACTCGAAACCTTTCAAGCCTTAAGAACTGTTGCAATGCTTTAGCAGTTGGAAAGTACAGCTTTAGAATTTTAATTTCTGGTAAGAAAGGAAGATCTCCCATGATAGCTTCCAATAGTTCAACCTCCCACCATTCAGCTTCTGGATCCACACTTATACTTAACTCCTTCAGCTTGCTGAGCTTGGAGATCATCATTCGAGGAATTATGTACTGTATGCCATATCTATCTTTCTGGTCATCTGCGCATGCTGACAAAGATACCCGCAAATACTCCAAAGTCTCTAAATTTCCAACTTGTTCAGGAAGATACATAAGCTCAGTTCCTTCGAGATCAAACAGCTTCAAACGCTTAAGTGCTCCAACTTCAGGCGGTACTTCCATTAAGAGAGTACAATCTTGTAAGATAAGTTTTTCAAGTAAATATAACCTCGAAATGGATGGAGGCAAAGACTGTATGCTTGTACGGGATAAATCTAGTACTTGAAGGACTGGTATATGCTGAAAGAAATAGGGAGGTATCATTGTCAAACTATTGTTCTCCTGTAAGAACAATTTTGCTAAATATGGGGAAAAAGAAAGTTCTGAGCTCAAACTAGTGATATTGCAATTGTTTAAGTTCATCTCGTCTCCATCCAAACCATTCCTGGCTAAACGCTCCATTGATCCTAGTAAACTTAGGGCCAGGCTTCACGCAAACACAATATTTCTCATTTAATCATCGGGTATATACTCACTAACCCCAACCTCTTCTTCTATGAAATCTACATCAACAAGAAATCTATTATTGTTGAGTCATCTGTGTGCCCAATGTACATCAATGAAGCATCATCAAGTAATACCCTCTTGCATTATTAACGTATATTATATGTTTGGGAAATCGGGATTTTTCCTAAATAGTTCCTGCACATAGAAAAACAGATACACCATCAGTTGGTGGTTCTTGTGTCATGGTTGTCAAATACATGCTACATATGACATTGCACCTGTTTAAGAGTTctcaacatatatattatccATGTTTTGCAAACAAAGGTTGTGCGGATGTCAGTATGAAGGGATATTATTAGCAGGGGGTCAGATGGGTAATGTCATACGGAAACTGTACACGGACTGATTATAATATAACGAAAAATCACAATAATATTTCATAGCTCCCACTAGGGAAatgatttgtagttttgtaAATATCAAACACTGATTCATACAAACACACCAATAATATAGAATATATCTCACCATTTCATTTTTCATGTAAATGAATCACTTTCATTTCCTATAATGAAAAGTTCTAACTTgataagaatttttttataagagaATCAAACACCAATTTGCTGGATATCCAGTTGAAATATCAAAAACCAACAATGCACAAGTAGGTTGGTTATGAATAGCTTGAGTGCAAATCACCTCTAGATTCAGAGCAGTGATTAACTAATGAAATTTCCAACTAAGAAGTTCTTTCGACTGGCAATCAATTACCTTCCGTGTCCAATATCCTGCACACGTTGAAGACCATCTCCAACCCAAAACCCAGTTTTATCCCATATCTCAGTTTTACATTATCACATCAGCATAGCAGTGAACATAACACTGATTCTATTTTTACCTCCAACCCTTCAATTTATGTCTAAGTTTTATAACCTAACATTTTAATTGACAAACACTTAAACACacctaaaatatattaaaaaaaaaaaaaaaaagaagaagattctCGAagttatagatataaaaatgaaGCCATAAAACTGATCATAAACGGCTGAAGGTCCAACAGTATGAAACTGAGATCTGGCAGAAACTGTTGAATGATCTAACTAAACCATTGTTACATCTCGGATCTTCTTAAACTACTCGAATACAGCAGAAATTGTTATATGATCAAACTAAACCAAGCAATTGAGCAAAGCTCAATTGGTACCTGCATCCGCAAAACACATAGGCCAACTGGAGGGTGAGAGaaggaggtcttgggttcaagcccTGCCTCCAGCATGCCCCTGGGGGAGTTGTGTGGAGCTATTCCTTGTGAGGTGGACAATGGTTGGTGCCAAGAAGGCGCCCGGGGTCAAGGGTGTCCTCGCTGATCTACTCCTTTTGAGAAATTTGACATCCTTCATTTGTGGATCAAATTTATACTAAAATTGCTTGAAGAACAATTAATAGCTAAGCATTAAACTCCACATGAAATTCTCTGTATAAACTGATTTAATCATATTTACTAAACCAATCATGTATTTATAGCACAGATATATTGTGATGGTTCTCGAGTACGAGATATAGACTTCAATTGACCAGATATCTCTTAGAATCATGGTATCACTTTCCGAAAACAATAATTCAAACTCTATATGTATGGGTTTCACGATAAATTTTGGGAGAATAATCATAAgaatcataaatttttaattttggcaGAAATCAAACTGCTTTCACTAAAGAGTATTTCGTGTTTGTGTACTACAAACACGAAATACTCTTTAGTACACAAACACGAAATACTCTTTAGTGAAAGCAGTTTGATTTCtgccaaaataaaaaatttatgattcTTACGATTATTCTCCCAAAATTTATCGTGAAACCCATACATATAGAGTTTGAATTATTGTTTTCGGAAAGTGATACCATGATTCTAAGAAAAGAAAACAGATACAATCTAAAATATTACAATCTAAAATATTCTGTTTTCTTTTCTAGAGACAAACCAACAATGGTGAAAGATCGTTTAATTGAAGAAAACACCCCTTATCTCCacttttgttttccaagaaaaaatAGGAACAAATAACGAGATCAAACTatagttttccaaaaaaaaatatccaaaaaCACTCAAAACAGTTTTACCCACTTATCAAATTTTAGAAACCTAAAAGTAGAGTAGGGCGTGTTTAATTGTGAAAAACGTTTcctagtttttcattttcaattttccaagaaaatgaaaagagttTTCTAATCTCttgaaaacaaatgaaaattttgtaaaGGTGTTCAAAAccagaaaatgaaaaacaactTGAGgctttcaaaatttgaaaaatggaaaatgaaaagtgaaagacaatatttaaaaaaaaaagtgattctAATTTTCCATAGAAAAGTGGAAAAagtgttttctgttttcatggaaaacatttttggaaaactgTGAATTGAAcgttttttctgtttttcatgttttattggaaaacaaaaatgaaaaacaaagagTGTTTTCCCCAACTAAACAGAATAGCGGAAAACAGTGTTTTCTGTTTTAATGGAAagcatttttaga
The sequence above is drawn from the Erigeron canadensis isolate Cc75 chromosome 4, C_canadensis_v1, whole genome shotgun sequence genome and encodes:
- the LOC122596627 gene encoding uncharacterized protein LOC122596627 isoform X2, with protein sequence MERLARNGLDGDEMNLNNCNITSLSSELSFSPYLAKLFLQENNSLTMIPPYFFQHIPVLQVLDLSRTSIQSLPPSISRLYLLEKLILQDCTLLMEVPPEVGALKRLKLFDLEGTELMYLPEQVGNLETLEYLRVSLSACADDQKDRYGIQYIIPRMMISKLSKLKELSISVDPEAEWWEVELLEAIMGDLPFLPEIKILKLYFPTAKALQQFLRLERFRVPIFSSLWNYRFMIGHCEQLPFSVQLDMEESFLKLEKCVKYMNGEGYTNETAELIRDAEALYLRRHWNAEKLLVFDTRRLKYCLLMECNELQTLVDHGDLYIHENSSTSHSEDEILGSLEFLSIHFMKKLQRISKGRIGRNSLSCLRILALHTCPKLTSIFTGCLLGNMQSLTELIVEDCPEVKCLVDLGEVNPWSNGPFLVSLRKVSLIDLPELVSISDGVSIAPQLDTLLIFNCMKLNYLSDMEISSGTKVIKGEIEWWDALKHGKLSWQNVFVPLKRDGGLMDQLAEDTNSLKHFLDLEMIPSHHGCNYESIKEDLEHVDPVHTDSLPSSNEIQKTEDTDYDKKAVNHHLDSAVKSYYRCTGCEAEKQIERSDDDPSTWENYGIHTCLSLSLASDYTRATESALSIPSFSPASDYKSATKLALSIPNLSLASDYTGATKSASSIPYLSLASDYTGATESALTISKNSGHLYMTRISVSSTPAESSSTITDNSFGVHLTKKKHRIKWSIRVPAISNKLEDIPPDEYSWRKYGQKLIKGSPHPRVYYRCISIRGCPAKKYVERSLEDLTMLIVTYSNEHNHSKAYSEMHTSTITDNSFGLDSTKKMSGSASIPRWKQQADMIRSRIFPSIQIPPSSSIPSKPNIIISEVAENSSTDLPSPKKTAQNVKEKKHGLDGQNN
- the LOC122596627 gene encoding uncharacterized protein LOC122596627 isoform X1, translating into MERLARNGLDGDEMNLNNCNITSLSSELSFSPYLAKLFLQENNSLTMIPPYFFQHIPVLQVLDLSRTSIQSLPPSISRLYLLEKLILQDCTLLMEVPPEVGALKRLKLFDLEGTELMYLPEQVGNLETLEYLRVSLSACADDQKDRYGIQYIIPRMMISKLSKLKELSISVDPEAEWWEVELLEAIMGDLPFLPEIKILKLYFPTAKALQQFLRLERFRVPIFSSLWNYRFMIGHCEQLPFSVQLDMEESFLKLEKCVKYMNGEGYTNETAELIRDAEALYLRRHWNAEKLLVFDTRRLKYCLLMECNELQTLVDHGDLYIHENSSTSHSEDEILGSLEFLSIHFMKKLQRISKGRIGRNSLSCLRILALHTCPKLTSIFTGCLLGNMQSLTELIVEDCPEVKCLVDLGEVNPWSNGPFLVSLRKVSLIDLPELVSISDGVSIAPQLDTLLIFNCMKLNYLSDMEISSGTKVIKGEIEWWDALKHGKLSWQNVFVPLKRDGGLMDQLAEDTNSLKHFLDLEMIPSHHGCNYESIKEDLEHVDPVHTDSLPSSNEIQKTEDTDYDKKAVNHHLDSAVKSYYRCTGCEAEKQIERSDDDPSTWENYGIHTCLSLSLASDYTRATESALSIPSFSPASDYKSATKLALSIPNLSLASDYTGATKSASSIPYLSLASDYTGATESALTISKNSGHLYMTRISVSSTPAESSSTITDNSFGVHLTKKKHRIKWSIRVPAISNKLEDIPPDEYSWRKYGQKLIKGSPHPRVYYRCISIRGCPAKKYVERSLEDLTMLIVTYSNEHNHSKAYSEMHTSTITDNSFGLDSTKKMSGSASIPRWKQQADMIRSRIFPSIQIPPSSSIPSKPNIIISEVAENSSTDLPSPKKTAQNVKGSLLSFSKKRNTGLTDKITELHHVVSPFVKMTNVQDIDDSEASDMSNSDHEVDDSEALVISDSDHEVLVPPHKMQGGPVELQQQALEQD